Proteins co-encoded in one Nicotiana sylvestris chromosome 7, ASM39365v2, whole genome shotgun sequence genomic window:
- the LOC104242264 gene encoding aluminum-activated malate transporter 8-like, which produces MEIDSTNHEKAGIFTSWWSQLKGFPRKLKDKARNIAKNTKKIGKDDPRKIWHAAKVGLALTLVSFFYYNGPLYHSFEQPVMWAVLTVVVVFEFTTGATISKSINRGTATALAGVFGVGAKYLAGLLGNEGPDPIVLGVLVFIVGSVGTYTRFYPQIKRRYDYGTMIFVLTFSLVAVSSYRSEDILTVACERLATILIGVATVMTISMVIRPVWAGDDLHKLVCTNLEKLASFLDGFGSEYFHIYEIEGNGGGTKSNEKGFLEAFISVIGSKATEESLANFAWWEPPHGSFRISHPWKQYLKIGSLARECACHLVGLTGRLNSKSQLNKCHIIETESAVPTEFDRRTEEVCKRMITESSKVLKELALSIKTMTQPSSSFMEETHMRNAKSSIDDLKKTLGTSKTFFQNDESNVMDLVPAASVLSTLIDVTKCVHEISKAVEELSVKADFKKKKDSPSSSSSSPPPPWSQLLHRGIVNPVMEDDVESGDFIVIEIGENIESAEKVEIEEANPANNSLAAKKEESVVCEIHVVEEVKTEEKKRESVIIGVRESSAATTVEELKMAQKIMNFADITKLYDSTQFFEPVEIGVRGSTALVITTVMEDGIGGGESIPWRKGSSEIDNCK; this is translated from the exons ATGGAGATTGATTCAACAAACCATGAAAAAGCTGGTATCTTCACCAGCTGGTGGAGCCAGCTCAAGGGATTTCCCAGGAAGTTAAAGGACAAAGCTAGGAACATTGCTAAAAACACAAAGAAGATTGGGAAAGATGATCCTAGAAAAATTTGGCATGCAGCTAAGGTGGGACTAGCTCTTACTTTAGTCTCATTTTTCTACTATAACGGGCCGCTTTATCATAGCTTTGAACAACCAGTAATGTGGGCTGTCCTGACTGTGGTGGTTGTTTTTGAATTCACTACTg GTGCAACCATATCAAAGAGCATAAACAGAGGTACTGCTACGGCACTGGCTGGTGTATTTGGTGTTGGAGCTAAATATTTAGCTGGCCTCTTGGGAAATGAAGGGCCGGATCCTATAGTTCTTGGGGTTTTGGTCTTCATTGTAG GCTCTGTAGGTACATATACAAGGTTTTACCCCCAAATTAAGAGGAGGTATGACTATGGAACCATGATCTTTGTGTTGACCTTTAGCTTGGTCGCAGTCTCAAGTTACCGCTCCGAGGATATTTTGACCGTTGCTTGTGAGCGGTTAGCGACCATTCTGATTGGCGTCGCCACCGTCATGACCATTTCCATGGTTATTCGTCCAGTTTGGGCCGGGGATGATCTTCATAAGCTTGTTTGTACCAATCTTGAAAAGCTAGCAAGTTTTTTAGATG GTTTTGGAAGTGAGTATTTTCACATTTATGAGATTGAAGGGAATGGTGGAGGTACCAAGAGCAATGAAAAGGGCTTTCTTGAAGCCTTCATTAGTGTTATTGGTTCTAAGGCCACTGAAGAATCTTTA GCAAATTTTGCATGGTGGGAGCCCCCTCACGGATCTTTCAGGATTAGTCATCCATGGAAACAATACTTGAAGATTGGTAGTCTTGCCAGAGAATGTGCTTGCCATCTTGTAGGTCTTACTGGCCGCTTAAATTCTAAATCTCAG TTAAACAAATGTCACATAATTGAGACTGAGAGTGCT GTACCAACGGAATTCGACAGGAGAACAGAAGAAGTATGCAAAAGAATGATCACGGAATCTAGCAAAGTCTTAAAGGAACTTGCGTTGTCCATTAAAACCATGACGCAACCTTCTTCTTCCTTCATGGAGGAAACCCACATGCGTAACGCAAAAAGTTCCATTGATGACCTTAAAAAGACACTCGGTACATCCAAAACTTTCTTCCAAAATGACGAATCAAACGTCATGGACTTGGTCCCAGCTGCATCTGTTCTGTCCACACTCATTGACGTCACCAAATGTGTCCACGAAATCTCCAAAGCTGTTGAGGAGCTTTCAGTCAAAGCAGAtttcaagaagaagaaagattcgccttcttcttcttcttcttcaccgcCCCCGCCTTGGTCCCAGTTGCTGCACCGTGGAATTGTGAATCCTGTCATGGAGGATGACGTCGAGAGTGGTGATTTCATTGTGATTGAGATAGGTGAAAACATTGAATCAGCAGAGAAAGTGGAAATAGAGGAGGCGAATCCAGCCAATAATTCGCTAGCTGCAAAGAAAGAAGAATCTGTTGTTTGTGAGATACATGTGGTGGAGGAGGTGAAAACGgaagagaagaaaagagaatCTGTTATTATTGGGGTACGTGAAAGCAGTGCAGCAACAACAGTGGAGGAGTTGAAAATGGCACAAAAAATTATGAACTTCGCCGATATTACAAAGCTTTATGACAGCACACAATTTTTCGAACCAGTTGAAATTGGGGTACGTGGAAGCACGGCATTGGTGATTACGACAGTGATGGAGGATGGCATAGGAGGAGGTGAATCCATCCCATGGAGAAAAGGATCGTCGGAAATAGACAATTGTAAATAG